A genomic region of Papaver somniferum cultivar HN1 chromosome 7, ASM357369v1, whole genome shotgun sequence contains the following coding sequences:
- the LOC113293156 gene encoding mavicyanin-like, with the protein MDSTMKITINASFVLFLTLLVFLLQLLLVQSSADFEVGDDKGWVVPDSKNDDKYNQWASKNRFQINDTIRFKYKKDSVLVVTDSEYEKCRSAHPIFFSNNGDTIYKFERSGLFYFISGVAGHCERGQKMIIKVLENETPPPSGNTTDTPSDHSGAVNPMIQISSSYFFVVIVISIFLLA; encoded by the exons ATGGATTCTACTATGAAGATCACTATCAATGCTTCCTTCGTATTGTTTCTTACACTCTTGGTTTTCCTGCTACAACTCTTGTTAGTTCAATCTTCTGCCGATTTTGAAGTTGGAGATGATAAGGGTTGGGTTGTTCCCGACTCTAAGAATGATGATAAATATAATCAGTGGGCTTCCAAAAACCGCTTTCAAATCAATGATACCATCC GTTTTAAATACAAAAAGGATTCAGTATTGGTGGTGACAGATTCAGAGTATGAAAAATGTAGATCAGCACATCCAATATTCTTCTCAAATAATGGCGACACTATTTACAAATTTGAACGTTCAGGattattttatttcattagtGGTGTTGCTGGACATTGTGAAAGAGGTCAGAAGATGATTATCAAAGTATTAGAGAATGAAACTCCACCACCATCGGGAAATACTACCGACACTCCTTCTGATCATAGTGGTGCTGTTAATCCAATGATTCAGATTTCGTCATCTTATTTCTTTGTTGTTATTGTTATCTCAATATTCCTACTTGCTTAg
- the LOC113292876 gene encoding piriformospora indica-insensitive protein 2-like yields MRRHFMKKQSFIIVFLLVLLVLNVSCLGQQTQSTVAPMEKTEKETLYSTIQGFVGNWWNGSDLYPDPCGWTPIQGVDCDVVDGLWYVTGLSIGPIHDNYPSCTEDSEFRSHLFEFKHLKTLSFYNCFVSPNNHGKSISSLNWGKLGGTLESLEFRENPGLTERIPQGFGEIMQLQSLVLLENGLSGALPINLGNLVSLRRLVIAGNRFTGEIPASLSYLNIDSGTKLDTDESVGKTSGSAAVRLKASVFCCTFDGSLWEFGRQKMVVALLLMGFRFIL; encoded by the exons ATGAGgagacatttcatgaaaaaacaatcatttatcattgtttttcttttagtGCTCCTTGTCCTGAATGTTTCATGTTTAGGACAACAAACACAGAGTACAGTTGCTCCGATGGAGAAAACAGAGAAAGAAACTTTGTATTCTACTATTCAAGGGTTTGTGGGTAATTGGTGGAACGGTTCAGACCTTTATCCAGATCCTTGTGGTTGGACTCCTATACAG GGAGTAGATTGTGATGTCGTCGACGGTTTATGGTACGTTACAGGATTAAGCATAGGTCCTATCCACGATAACTATCCAAGCTGCACTGAAGATTCAGAGTTCAGAAGTCATCTCTTCGAGTTCAAGCACTTGAAAACACTCTCTTTCTACAATTGTTTCGTCTCTCCTAACAATCATGGTAAATCAATCTCTTCTCTAAACTGGGGAAAACTTGGTGGAACCTTAGAATCTTTAGAGTTCAGAGAAAACCCGGGTTTAACAGAGAGAATACCGCAAGGTTTTGGTGAAATAATGCAACTTCAATCTTTAGTTCTACTTGAAAATGGATTATCAGGTGCATTACCAATTAATCTCGGGAACTTGGTTAGTTTAAGAAGACTCGTTATTGCTGGTAATAGATTTACAGGTGAAATTCCAGCTAGTTTGAGTTATTTGAATATAGATTCAGGAACTAAATTGGATACGGATGAAAGTGTAGGCAAGACATCTGGTTCCGCAGCAGTCCGATTAAAAGCCTCGGTATTCTGTTGTACTTTTGATGGGTCTTTGTGGGAATTCGGACGTCAGAAGATGGTGGTAGCTCTTCTCCTCATGGGCTTCCGCTTcatcttataa